The window CGGCGAGAAGAACAGCACCCGGAAGACCGTCGTGCCCCGCAACCGCTGGTTGAGCAGAACGGCCAGGACCAGAGCCAGACCCAGATTGAGTACGACCAAGCCCGCCGAGAACAGCGCGGTGGCCCGGAGCACCCCGGGGACCTGCGGATCCTCGGCCAGCTTGCGATAGTTCTCGGTCCCGACGAAGTCGAACGTGTCGGCGAGCACGTTCCACTCGTGCAGGCTGTACCAGACGACCAGCACGAGGGGAACGAATACGAAGGCGACCGCGCCGATCAGGGCCGGGGTGACGAACAGGTAGCCGGTCAGCAGGTCGCGGCGCCGGGTGGTCCAGTAGTTCACTTGGCGAGCAGCGGGTCGATGGCCGTGCACACCCCGCCGAGAACCGCTGTGACGTCGGCGTCCGGCTTCCACAGCGGGTCGAGCGCGGACCGGACCGCCTGGTTGATCTCGGCGCTGCCGGTGTGGCTGGGCTTGACCTTGCCGGTGGCGATGCCGTCGATCACCACGTTCTGCAGCTGTTCCGGCTTCAGCAGCGGGTTCGCCGTGGCCAGGGTGGCCGCGTTCAGCTGCGACTGCCGGGGCGGCGGGAAGAACCGGGCGAGTTTCGCCGAGTTGGCCTCGCTGGTGAAGAACTTGACGAACTCGGCGGCGGCGGCCGCGTGCTTGCCCTTCTTGAGCACGCCGAGCCCGCCCTGCCCGATCACCGAGTAGGCGCCGGACGGCCCGGACGGCAGCGGGACGAGCGTCCAGGCGAACTTGCCGTCCTTGAGCAGCGACGCCCGTGAGATCTGGGCGATCGTCATCGCCGACTCGCCGGCGAAGAAGTCGGCGGCCACCCCGGGCGCGGGCAGCGCCTTGTCGGTGAACACCGCCCGGTGCAGGAAGGTCATCGCGTCGATCATCGGCTGCTGGTCGAAGCCGCAGGTCTTGCCGTCGGCGCTCCACGCGTCGGCGCCCCAGCCGCGGAAGACGGTGGCCAGGTTGGTCCAGTCCTTGTAGTCGAAGTCCCGGATGACCAGTCCCTGCTTTCCGGTCTCGGCGGCGGTGGCGCGGGCCACCGCGACCGCGTTCGCCCAGGTCCACTGATCGCCCACGGGAAGCGTCTGACCGGCCTGCTTGAGCAGATCGGTGTTGACGAACACACCGAACGGCGAGGTGGAGAACGGGTAGCCGATCAGCTTGCCGTCCTGCTTCCACAACGCGGTGGCGGCCGGGGCCAGGTCGGCGGTGTTCTCGATGCTGTCGTCCAGTGGGGCCAGGGCGCCGGAGGCCACGAAGTCGGGGGCGGCGCCCTCCAGGATCCAG of the Actinoplanes sichuanensis genome contains:
- a CDS encoding ABC transporter substrate-binding protein — translated: MRKIAPIAALLLLLTACGTGESDADGPVTLRMTTWSANPAHVELFNAIAADYKTTHPDVTVAFEALPLENYTTTVTTQIAGGNPPDIAWILEGAAPDFVASGALAPLDDSIENTADLAPAATALWKQDGKLIGYPFSTSPFGVFVNTDLLKQAGQTLPVGDQWTWANAVAVARATAAETGKQGLVIRDFDYKDWTNLATVFRGWGADAWSADGKTCGFDQQPMIDAMTFLHRAVFTDKALPAPGVAADFFAGESAMTIAQISRASLLKDGKFAWTLVPLPSGPSGAYSVIGQGGLGVLKKGKHAAAAAEFVKFFTSEANSAKLARFFPPPRQSQLNAATLATANPLLKPEQLQNVVIDGIATGKVKPSHTGSAEINQAVRSALDPLWKPDADVTAVLGGVCTAIDPLLAK